Proteins co-encoded in one Chrysemys picta bellii isolate R12L10 chromosome 13, ASM1138683v2, whole genome shotgun sequence genomic window:
- the LOC101954166 gene encoding thiamine-triphosphatase → MPSGSIEVESKFEAGPDTEARLAALGAAPAGSSSFRDLYYDTPDLRLTRADHWLRLRQGAGWELKCPPVPRGGAEGSSHDLGAASPEPPEGTGGSSLVPAALSPEPPAGGARDSSHVPDALSPEPPAMATTYQELTSPRAIVGRLCGVLGVAPVPGWDQVPGAVAGLGLQEFASFVTQRRSYRLGGLRVDLDQADFGYAVAEVEALVGAQEDVPAALEEVLQLRRALGRDGATRVPGKMSVYLQRHRPRHYQELLLAGVLAGDPQLPPHGDNTSEPEMLATRGPSKVMELAGGPEGEKGPPSAGGGLGTDRPPSAGGRLGMDQPPPPQHSAP, encoded by the exons ATGCCGTCGGGCAGCATCGAGGTGGAGTCGAAGTTCGAGGCCGGGCCAGACACGGAGGCCAGGCTGGCGGCGCTGGGGGcagccccggctgggagctcGTCCTTCCGTGACCTTTACTACGACACCCCCGACCTGCGCCTCACGCGGGCTGACCACTGGCTGCGGCTCCGCCAGGGGGCCGGCTGGGAGCTCAAGTGCCCCCCGGTGCCACGCGGAGGAGCCGAAGGGTCCAGCCATGACCTGGGTGCCGCGTCCCCGGAGCCACCAGAGGGCACCGGAGGGTCCAGCCTTGTCCCGGCTGCCCTGTCCCCGGAgccgccagcagggggcgccagagaCTCCAGCCATGTCCCAGATGCCCTGTCCCCGGAGCCTCCCGCCATGGCCACCACCTACCAGGAGCTGACGAGCCCCCGCGCCATCGTGGGCCGGTTATGCGGGGTGCTGGGCGTGGCCCCCGTGCCTGGCTGGGACCAGGTGCCTGGGGccgtggctgggctgggcctgCAGGAGTTTGCCAGCTTCGTGACCCAGCGCCGCAGCTACCGGCTGGGGGGCCTGCGGGTGGACCTGGACCAGGCAGATTTCGGCTATGCTGTGGCCGAGGTGGAAGCCCTGGTGGGGGCCCAGGAGGACGTGCCGGCGGCGCTGGAGGAGGTGCTGCAGCTCCGGCGGGCACTGG gGCGGGACGGTGCCACCCGTGTGCCGGGCAAGATGAGCGTCTACCTCCAGCGGCATCGCCCCCGGCACTACCAGGAGCTACTCCTGGCGGGGGTGCTGGCCGGGGACCCGCAGCTGCCCCCCCATGGCGACAACACTTCCGAGCCTGAGATGCTGGCCACACGGGGCCCCTCCAAAGTCATGGAACTGGCGGGGGGGCCGGAGGGTGAAAAAGGGCCCCCTAGTGCCGGGGGGGGATTGGGCACGGACCGGCCCCCTAGTGCCGGGGGGAGATTGGGCATGGACCAGCCCCCCCCTccgcagcacagtgccccctag